cgtgtttttcaaaaattggatTACACAAACTTCACCATATTAAtagaggaaaaaagaaaattaagaagatCCATTTCATCCACTTTGCAATTGTTAGTTGTGTTAGTTATGGTCCTCCCAAATAAAGATGCAAGTTACATTTTATGTGTGCATTTATGATTGGTCAATatgttcttttaaaatttttatattgaccccatttaattttcttattatttttactacATTTTTTCACTAACGTCAACCCAATATACCCCACGTCGACCCTCCCCTTCTTTTCTTGAGTTCttcgatttttttaattaaaattattaaaatataaataattctaCACATTCAAGTCTTTTTATTAATCAAGCTAATCAAATTGATCtaacataacaaaaattagttatGATTAGTattatttcgaattttattgtttaacttGATTGTACTTGATTCATAAAAAGATTTAGATGTGTAACATTAGTCTTATCTTTCTAAATACAAGGgaaaataagatctgaactacAAAAGCCAAAATGCCACCAACGATGCTGCTTGTGTTTTCGGCGATGATTTCAAACTCATCAGCTCCCTGAAGGGCCAAGCCTCTCAAGTGTCAAGTATCAACGAAAGTggttttaaaatatgaatattactttattaatgaaaaTTTGCCTCCTTTTTAAAGTTTTGGACGATGGAAATATCGACTTAAAAAATAGTTTCTGCTAGTTATATATGTATGTCCAATGTGTTACCATTTATTGACTGTTTGATGTTACTTCTTAACAAAATTATACAAGTATATCATCAATTAAACAAAAGTGCGTTCGTAAGAAGTATAGAATGCTACAAGTAAAAACGGTGGTTagtcataaaaaatattctttgcACTAAAACTGTGTTGTAGCTAGAATGACGAGAAGATTATAGAATGTCTTCGAGTACCACTACCAACATTCATATTGGTCAACCTATCCGCTGTTTCAGAAATTGCCTTCGCATTCCTCCCCTTGTTCATAGAAGCTGCCAACACCAGCATAAACTTCTCATAAATAGAGCACCACATGAATAGATCAGAAGAAGAtagtatttattgattttaaggCAGAATGGAATTGAGGAGAAGTAACAAGGAAATGAGGAATACTGGGGGAGTTGATTTACTTGTTCACACCAAATACATGCGTAAATTAATATATGGAATCATCCCAACAAATGATTCCAGTTATGAAATATCCAATACAACAATTAAGGCCAAAAATCTTACTTGGGCTATCCTTTCCAGGCTGTCGATATTTTGATTGTTTAACAGTATTCATGGACTTCTCATTCTTACTTCCATTCTGCAGAGAAAACACACGATGTTTACATCACATTGGAGACTGATGAGTAACTAATCACTAATCAGTGCATCAAAAAGTATATTACTAATGTAGAGCTACTCCACTAATATGAAGAACGATTTTGATTTGAGATAAGAGCTACTCTAGTATGTGACCGAATTCAAATGATTAGCAGATTAAGATTTTCTTGCTGCCACAGTAAAAAGAAACAGAGAGCTGAGATGGGTGGCAAGATCAAGACAACTAACCTGATTCACCATATCCAGCTTACGTTGCACACCTGTaatattaaatgaaaattcttCAGCGCACAGCATgaaatcaattaataaaatactgGTACAACCCAAAAGAGTAAAACCCGTCATATTCATCAGAATTTCCATCAATGGCATACATAATAGTAGTATCcgacttaaatatattttcggGTCAGACTGGTGTTTTGAAAACCAACAGCTTAAAGGCACCTGTGGAAGAAGTATGGAGAAGTTTCAAGTCTCCAATCTAATGCCTTACCCATTCATCCACTCATTAGAAAAAACCAAAGAACTATTAACCACTACAGCAACCCTTGTGGTAATAAAATAGAGAATGCATGCATAATGTGCGGAGGCAATAATCCCCCAAAGCGTTTGGTAACCAAGGCAGAGTTTTCAGGCTCCTCTAGCATGACACAGGAATATCCAATCTAGGCAACTGATACTTAGATGAAACATGATGGTAAGAATCGACTGTTATCCAGTCTATTCTTGTGTTATGGATCAACAATCAACTTTAAGTCACTAGGAAGAGAGGTGTTCTACAGAGCAGTTGACAAGCACCTTGAAACTTTTTACCAAATTTACAGGAGCCAATAGCATTATTTGATTCATATAACTAATCCCAGCTTTGAGAAGACCAAATATCTTACTCTGTTTCTCTAACATTGTCAGATTTCTATAGCAAGATGTGCCTTTTTGGTTCCCTCCAACTCAAAAAAACAATCACCCTTGTCACCTTTAGGCCACAACCTTTGCTTCAACGTTATAACCAGTGTggaactcaatttttttttttttaaaaaaaaggcaTGCAGggaaatataatatataaatagaaaaatccAATCAGATCACCTGAAGCTAAAGGAGGATGTAATTTCGGAGAAGAGAAGTTATTGGTGAGCTTTGAATTAGGCAACATGCCAGAATATCTCCTAACCCCTTGCTGATCAAGGGCTCCCCTTGTTCCAGCTGAGAAAGAACAGGAGATAACATGGTGTCATCCAATGCTTTCGTAAATCAAGAATGTAAAGAGATAGATAAATACAAACCAGATGGAGGAGTTCTTGACACTGCTCTAGTACGAAGGGATGGAGGAACATAAAAACAAGTCTACAAGTTAACAACAAATAAGTGTGTCAAAAAATCGCTCACGGTTCTTTTATGTTGGGAGGGGTATTGTTAACATACAGATCAGTTGACAGTTAAGACcaaaaaaacatgaaataatACAAAATGCATGAGCCAACTGACTACCTGGAAAAAGGGATGTTGAAGGGCCTCTGCAGCTGTAGGCCTCTTGCAGGGATCCCATGAGCAAAGTGACTTCATTAACAGCAAACAAGAGCACGGGAATTTATAGACAAACTGTTAGTTTGTGGTGCCTCATCCTAACAGCTATAACCAGTAAATGAAAAACTACTTTACCCTGATAAGGCTGACTGCATCATCACTCGCAGATGGTATCAGTGCCGAAAGATGTACACCAGCAAGCTGCAGCAGAAGGCAAATACCACTAAGCACGAGACGGTTTTAAATTAAGCAGAAAAACATCATATACGATATGCAATATCTAGCTACACCCAGAACAGGGAATCAAGCAAGAGACTTGACACTGGACAAAGCACATATTCAACAACAAAGATAGAATACCTATATCATCTTATCTACCTAGCAACTATATATAACAGGATTCCCTTTTGTAATAACTTTTTATTATCTGTTAAGTAGATTGAAAACAATTAAGCCCCACAAATATTTAACAAATATCTTCATACATATATAGAAGCAACTCCATTcagtaacaaaattttattctcttaaGATTAGATTGAAATCAACTTAATCTATACAGAACTACTGAACTAATATATAAAGATAATCAATTGACATAAAAACTGCACCAATAATTGATCACACTCCAACTATATTCACTTTACAACTAGTTGCTACAAACCAACAGCACAGTTTATTAgtaattgtaatttattttgcaaaataaaaaatatatgcttGATAGGAAAAATAGCATTCCTGAGGTATACTAACAAAGACAGCAACGCCAAACTAAGGGATTCTAACCTGTGGGAACTGATAGTTTATATCCCTTGCAAGTTTCAGCCCATCAGCCCATGATTCAATGGTTGGGCTGCCTATCACACCGCATATTTTGTAGATCTCATCCGCTTCACTGCAGGCACAAATATGAAGGAGAATATTTATTTCAACATAGTAAGATATGAAACCAAATTGCTTTGAAACAGGATATTAGTCATGGTCTCTATGCTGTAAAATCATAATAGTTTATAGCACCAGGGGGAGAGAGAGCGAGAGAGACTACCTGGCACCAGGGAAAAGAGGACGAAGAGAGAACAGTTCAGCCATTATAGCACCCATTGCCCACATGTCTAAATGAGTGACAGAAAATTCAGTAAATAAAACGGTACTTATCATCACTCCAAACAATATTAATTTGATCATTATCGCTGTTTAAAGCATATACTTACCAACTTTGGAGCTATACAGATAAGATTGAAGTAGCACTTCAGGAGCACGATACCTAACAGAAGCCAGTGTACAACTTATAAACTGCACAACACACAACTGAACAATTTACATACAAGAGTTGAAAGCACTTACCACCGTGTGGAGACATACTCAGTGTAGGGTGGTTGTGAACTGATCTCACGTGCTAGGCCAAAATCAGCAATTTTTATGATATCCTTGGTAACCAGCAAGTTCTCTGCGAAAAAATGAGTATACATTGTGTCAAAACAAAACTTGCAATCAAGTGATAAAATTAATCAGAATAGACCATGGTATAAATCTCCATTTGCTGCACAATAACAACTTCATTAAAATGTCAACCAAAACGATGCATAATTTATAGAAAAAGCTAGGTAATTCTTGagaagtttgaaaaaaaaagccaaCATATTCAAAAAGCATGTTCTCTATTTTATCATATAGCACATTTAACAAAGGATTCGGATGCAATGATAAACGTACCAGGCTTCAGATCACGGTGGAAGTATCCACGCTGGTGCATATAAGCAAGACCTTGGAAAACTTGAAAACACCAATTCCTAACTTCACCCTCAGAAAACATCTTCTCCCTGTCTTTCATAAGTTGGTACAGGTTGCATTCCTAAATCACCCAAAAAATTGAAACATCAATTACTGGACTTTGCACAAGATGATGCAGACCACATCTAATGAAGAACTGGCCACCCACCATGTACTCAAAAACAAAGTACAGAATGTCACTTTCTCGAATAACTTCCTTTAGCTTCACAATATTTGGGTGGTTCATTTTTCTTAGTGACTGTAAACCAAGAGAAATTGAAGTAAgttataaacagaaaataaaaaaccatATGGCAAATAAGGTTTCAGAAGGATCGGCAAAATGAGACACCTTGACTTCTCTCAGGTTTACACACTCCTCCCAAGAGtaatatttcttcttcattttcttaattGCAACCTGCAATTTTATGACTTAATTATTACTAAAGCAGACATCAAATGAAGCACATTGATCATGCAACTTGGAGCACACTTACAACTTCTCCAGTTTGCTTATTAATAGCTCTCCAAACACTCCCAAACGTTCCATCACCAACTTCCTTAATTAACTTGTACCTGTATCCACAACCAAAAAATTTGTAAGAAATTCTAACATACGGGTATAAGGAAGGGGATAGCAACTTCTGGGGAAAACGAACCTCTCCATTGTTCCCGTGAAAATACAAATCAGCTCTTTCTTTATTCAACTAAAGTAAACAAAAACACAAATGATAGATGGCATTTATCTATTGCAGATGATGCTCAGAGGTATATAAGATATTAACAGATGACTGCTGATCCAGCAAAATCCACCATCAATTTTCTGTCGTAGCAAAACAGGGCATGGAAGCAGAAACTATCTGATGGAAGGGCTGCACAGCCTTATTCATTAATAGACCCACGGCTTTATAATGGTTGCAGGACAACGGTAGTAGAAATGAACAAGTACCAGAGATCATACTGATGCTTCTCAGGTTCTCAGGTCCAACCACAAGAGTGATCAAAGCATTAGCATTAATCTCTAGCTAAAATCACTGTGACCCAAGACTTCAAGACTATGGTAATATCTACTTCATCTAAACTATGCAGTATTTGTTTCAGAATTTTCAGGTAACTGATGTATCGTCACCAACTATACCCCATCAAGAGCAACAAGAAGACAATTGCCAGAAAACTACAGTCTGCAATGATTCAACGCAAATGCTTCACTCAAAGACTAGTCAGCATCCAGTATACAGTCACCAATCTATATACTTCAGCCCTGTAAAggaagaaatattatattagattttGATAAATCTAAACAGACAATTGTTGTTGAGGCTCTCCATTGTAGATTCTTACCCCAGAAGAGGTTCTACCAGATATAATAACCGAGTGTTGGGTCAGCAATGCACTGCCAAGGGAACAATGATCAAGAAGCTACCATTGGATTGGTGTGTCatccaaaacaagaaaaagaaaaagttcttACTTGTACAAGTGCACTAAAGATGCAGCACCTGTATCAGAAGAAACTAGCATCACGTACCCTGTGCCGATCATTAAACGGGAGCAGAACACTAAGtgcaattaacaaaggaaaccAGAAGAAAATTTCCGATGATGAAGAACCGCCAGTCGAGCACTTCTTGGAATGCAAAAAACCGATACTGGTAGCAATTCGTCGAGAAACTAACTCCCTCCATGTCTGGGAAAATATATCACAACTACTTGGATTCAAATTCAGGCCAACCTGCAGCAGATAACCGGGTCCAAACCTTAGATTGGATTATAAATCCCAGAATGCACATTGTTAACATGTCTCCCTATATTAATAAGAGCAAAAACAAAAGTATCAACAGAATGCTGAGTGACAGAAATTAGACAGCTTATAGCTTCAGATGCTCTAATAAAAACAGTGAAATTAGAAAAACCCTATCCAACAAGTGAACGTTTTCCGGATTAATATTTACTACTTAGTTACGAAACTATGCAAGTACCGACTCCACAAAACCAATCATGTATAGACGAAGCTGAATCCCAAAACTGAATTCACGTTTCAACAGCAAAATTGTAAAGGTAATCAGGCAAGATTTCCAGGTcttcatatgaaaaaaaagatagatGATAAAACACACCAAGAATACCTAACAAACAAAATTGCACAGGAGAGTTCAGACGCCAATAATTGTCCAAAAACCACAAACGCAACCAGAATCCCAATCCCAAACCCTAATTATCTCCGAAGCTCAAATTAGAAGTTACAAACCTAATAAACAAACTATCCAGACACATGACGATAGGCAAATTCAACCACGGAGGTATCCTACACAATCCATAAAACAAAAGTACAAAACCAATCCACATGATCTTCAATCAAACCGAACGCCATTCCTCGATCGCAACCGTCCAAAgagaaaagatacaagcagaaaTCGAAGAAATCCAAAGcaaaaccaaaaattaaacaaagaaacaatCGTAAAATCAAACCGCGCAGCTAAATCATAAGGATCTAAACGAAGATCAGATCTGATCTAAAAAAACGCGtagaataaaaagataataacaaaTTGGCGNNNtaagagagagagagagagagagagagagaagaccTGAAAATTAAGCAGCATAACCACCGTCTCGAAGGACGGGAAGAGGCGGAATCCAGAGCTTCTTCCTCTACGataccccctttttttttttcctcctttttttgttttgccTTTCTCTCTATTTGTGATGTGTTATATGCGATTCGTGCCAACAAAGAAATAGGGGAATTGTGTGTCTACCCTTTACCTAATTTATTCGCACCTTTGTTTTGAGGCACCGCCTCGTTTTCtttgttcattttttaaaaataaaagatttatttttgaattttaaaaaagataaaaaaaagatttgggtATTTTCTGGTCTTGGAGTCCAACTCCGATTCACACTCTTGGATCTATTTATAGCTGCTTTTCTGCTACGCTCTCGCTTCCAACCTGTGGGTTCTCATATGTCGCTCTCCTTTCTCATTCCGCGTCCCTATTCatgttttattagtttttctaataataatatggagtttaattttgagggaaaaaaaatttaatattgtaattaggtttagtttggtaaaatttttactctttaaaaataatttataaaaactcatttttaaaagatagtttttttaaaaatatagtatttatatttagtaaatcaaattaaaaataatatttaataaatacaaataacaataattacatttaataatattttttaaattttaaaaatactataaaagatataaatttaaacattaaatttaaaaattagttaatatatgaggttatattagactcttaaattttaaaaaataccaatTAACTTTAAGAATTTTCACTTTAATTGCTTTTAGTACgtgatctttttatttattaaatacaaaataaaaaaattatgcttttaaaaaatataaacatttttttaaaaaattttaacaaaccAAACTTTAATATGGTGAAATACATTAACATGGCTTATAACACAATTTGATTTTGctgaattatttttatcaataaaaacTATTCGCATTGTATTTAGTCaaataagaaatttattttttatacaataCAGTAgtactatttatatttttaaaagattaaaaagttCAATCAATTATAATTCAATCTTATTAAATTACATTTGTGTCAGATTTTTTTACGTGAGTgtaaaatacaaaaatcatcaaatatttttgaaaaacatcaAATTTGTttcaatatttattaaaattagtctaattttaatgtattaacaatgtaaaaatattttacacaatcatttatttttttagataattatttgtgtagttaatgtaaaaaatattatttttattaatacgatattacataattaaatacacacctaaaattattatatatgatacATTAAATTCAATTCAGTAATATATCACAGTTatttaattctttaaaaaataatttctcctaaatatTGATAACTATTATGATACTATAAACTTAGCATTTAATTTTGGTCTTAAATAGATATTAAGACACACAATCTCAACACGTATAAATTTGACTAATATatactaaattatatttttttaagtcaaaTTATGAAATTTATAAATGTAGTTTATCTTATAATTTAATGTTGGTCTGAATTGGTTTATTTGAaccaaaaaaaagtatttttttataagtaatGTTAcacatttaagtttttttatgaattaagtttaaccaaattaaataataaaatttaaaataatattagttataattgatttttattatgttagaccaatttgattaaatttaattaataaaaagacttagatagataatattattcttttcttactattaaattcttattttatttttatttgtcattttatcttttttttcttaaacaaatttatttttcttatcttttttaatttagttatacTTATCTTTCATTAATAGAATGATCGAGAGATTCTA
The Arachis duranensis cultivar V14167 chromosome 5, aradu.V14167.gnm2.J7QH, whole genome shotgun sequence genome window above contains:
- the LOC107487003 gene encoding cyclin-dependent kinase F-4, with the protein product MERYKLIKEVGDGTFGSVWRAINKQTGEVVAIKKMKKKYYSWEECVNLREVKSLRKMNHPNIVKLKEVIRESDILYFVFEYMECNLYQLMKDREKMFSEGEVRNWCFQVFQGLAYMHQRGYFHRDLKPENLLVTKDIIKIADFGLAREISSQPPYTEYVSTRWYRAPEVLLQSYLYSSKVDMWAMGAIMAELFSLRPLFPGASEADEIYKICGVIGSPTIESWADGLKLARDINYQFPQLAGVHLSALIPSASDDAVSLIRSLCSWDPCKRPTAAEALQHPFFQTCFYVPPSLRTRAVSRTPPSAGTRGALDQQGVRRYSGMLPNSKLTNNFSSPKLHPPLASGVQRKLDMVNQNGSKNEKSMNTVKQSKYRQPGKDSPTSMNKGRNAKAISETADRLTNMNVGSGTRRHSIIFSSF